In one window of Henckelia pumila isolate YLH828 chromosome 1, ASM3356847v2, whole genome shotgun sequence DNA:
- the LOC140893491 gene encoding F-box protein At1g61340-like yields the protein MAFGIKSGSDLVRGNDGYVIGLVRSTSFGRKRVALTSNGFELGHGDDDNFFCTSSKRHCYQDSFLPVEKSALEALPQDILIRILCGVEHDDLQRLFFVSKTVRETAVIAKQTHFAYSTPRKIVGFQKVDIFGDFDEGEAPNAPKQWRVRPSRLCKKKLSGISVALFLSDEEDGWPRKDAFYEMETE from the exons ATGGCGTTCGGGATTAAATCCGGTTCAGATTTAGTTAGGGGAAATGATGGGTATGTGATTGGGTTGGTGAGAAGTACATCATTTGGGAGAAAAAGGGTTGCTTTGACAAGTAATGGTTTTGAACTTGGCCATGGTGACGATGATAATTTTTTCTGCACCTCTTCAAAAAGGCATTGTTATCAAGATTCATTTCTTCCGGTTGAGAAGTCTGCACTTGAAGCCTTGCCGCAGGACATTCTG ATTAGAATTTTGTGTGGCGTGGAGCATGATGATTTGCAGAGGCTGTTTTTTGTGTCAAAAACAGTAAGAGAAACG GCTGTAATCGCAAAGCAAACACATTTCGCGTACAGTACACCGAGGAAGATTGTGGGGTTCCAGAAAGTGGATATATTTGGTGATTTTGATGAGGGTGAAGCTCCTAATGCTCCGAAACAATGGAGGGTTCGGCCCTCAAGATTGTGCAAGAAGAAACTTTCTGGCATTTCCGTTGCCTTGTTTCTTTCTGATGAAGAAGATGGATGGCCGCGGAAAGATGCATTTTACGAAATGGAGACGGAATAG
- the LOC140869965 gene encoding uncharacterized protein, with protein sequence MAIEGREEEASERSWMAPLVEYLQTGILPGEEAHARKLRRQKKFLLVAVDYFSKWVEAEPLARITEEAVLGFIWKNIVCRFGLPRKLVSDNGRQFQGKKIKDWCTEMMVKQVEEVPGVLWSYRTTPRTATGETPFSLVYGSEAVIPVEIGQISPRVRAHQEGETMDRTQELDLIKEKRERAAIRMEAYRSRIIKAFNQKVKTREFQIGYLVLKKVNPAGGVKKLEAKWEGPYKVIRRIGRSAWYLEDSRGKVLQRTWNTLHLKSYYP encoded by the exons ATGGCCATTGAAGGAAGGGAAGAAGAGGCCTCGGAAAGATCCTGGATGGCTCCCCTTGTAGAGTACTTGCAGACAGGAATCCTTCCTGGGGAGGAAGCACATGCCCGGAAGCTCAGGAGGCAG AAAAAGTTCTTGCTGGTGGCAGTGGATTATTTCTCTAAATGGGTGGAGGCTGAGCCATTAGCAAGAATCACTGAAGAGGCGGTGTTGGGATTTATTTGGAAGAACATTGTTTGCCGATTTGGTTTACCTCGGAAGCTTGTCTCGGACAATGGGAGGCAGTTCCagggaaagaaaataaaagattgGTGCACAGAGATGATGGTAAAGCAG GTGGAGGAGGTTCCCGGTGTACTATGGTCTTACCGCACTACCCCCAGGACGGCCACAGGAGAAACACCCTTCAGCTTGGTGTATGGGTCCGAGGCTGTGATCCCAGTGGAAATAGGACAGATCTCCCCCCGGGTGAGAGCTCACCAAGAGGGAGAAACCATGGACAGGACGCAAGAATTAGACCTGATTAAAGAAAAAAGAGAACGGGCCGCTATTCGAATGGAAGCCTATCGGAGCAGGATAATCAAGGCGTTCAATCAAAAGGTCAAAACCAGGGAATTCCAGATAGGATATTTGGTACTGAAGAAAGTTAACCCGGCAGGAGGGGTAAAGAAGCTAGAAGCAAAGTGGGAAGGACCTTACAAAGTAATTCGGAGGATAGGAAGGAGCGCCTGGTATTTGGAGGACAGCCGGGGCAAAGTCCTACAGAGGACCTGGAATACTCTGCATCTTAAGTCTTATTATCCTTAA
- the LOC140869949 gene encoding uncharacterized protein, translated as MAPGGRGRKGKEVVEESAAINVRNLDDIVRGRRGRPAVQPPKDVELEVEQQPRVNPDKGKAIQAEADPVTQLTEKMGGIRLIISQFQELRPQKFFGNEGSEKATSWLKSLNNMFNGLEYPDDIRLKLVPFQLKDRAQLWWETTAETLSDSGEKITWEVFCKQFAQEYAPPSYYSAKEDEFNLLVQGNKSVAEYASQFSALLPYVPHVAKNDRSKLSHFLKGLTRTIHTLVTTGTPSTYMKAVEKAKKIEASLLRGEPQSIPASVPQGAGSSSQTPMGLPSYQPIQSSQQAKRPWFKARGKPFKKKPQSSSSSSSGSRGGSSVGSSGRVYCDRCGGNHLSAHCTGFPGTCYTCGQAGHSSRVCPNAGRQQFQPQQFGQFPGRPSFRPYAPVPQFAPTQPYIPVQSTQQPRYPSSQSQQRFPGPQQAQVHAMTQDQAQDAPGGVIADLRIRS; from the exons ATGGCACCAGGAGGAAGAGGTAGAAAAGGGAAGGAAGTtgtcgaagagtctgcagcgaTAAATGTTAGAAATCTTGATGATATTGTCAGGGGAAGACGTGGTCGACCAGCTGTTCAGCCTCCGAAAGATGTGGAATTAGAGGTGGAACAACAACCACGGGTAAATCCTGACAAAGGAAAAGCGATTCAGGCTGAGGCTGATCCAGTAACCCAATTGACTGAGAAAATGGGAGGAATAcgattaataatttctcaatttcaggaGTTGCGTCCGCAAAAGTTCTTTGGCAATGAAGGAAGTGAGAAAGCTACTAGTTGGTTGAAAAGTCTCAACAATATGTTTAATGGATTAGAATATCCTGATGACATTCGACTGAAGTTAGTTCCTTTTCAGCTGAAAGACCGAGCGCAACTGTGGTGGGAAACGAcagcagaaacactttctgattctggtgaaaagatcacatgggaagtattttgtaagcagtttgcacaagaatatgcaccaccatcatactattctgctaaagaagatgaatttaatctgttggtgcaagGCAATAAATCTGTTGCTGAATATGCTTCTCAGTTCTCTGCTCTTCTGCCTTATGTCCCACATGTTGCAAAGAATGATCGGTCAAAGCTTTCACATTTTCTGAAAGGGCTTACACGAACGATCCATACTTTGGTGACTACTGGAACTCCATCTACTTATATGAAAGCAGTAGAAAAGGCCAAGAAAATTGAAGCGAGTCTACTCAGGGGTGAACCACAATCAATCCCAGCATCTGTTCCTCAAGGAGCTGGAAGCAGTTCACAGACACCAATGGGTTTACCTTCATATCAGCCTATTCAATCTTCTCAGCAAGCGAAAAGGCCTTGGTTTAAAGCTAGAGGGAAGCCATTTAAAAAGAAACCACAGTCTAGTtcctccagttccagtggtagtCGTGGTGGAAGTTCAGTTGGATCATCTGGGAGAGTGTACTGTGACAGATGTGGTGGTAATCATTTGAGTGCACATTGTACAGGATTTCCAGGAACTTGTTATACTTGTGGGCAGGCTGGACATTCGTCTCGAGTATGTCCAAATGCTGGAAGACAACAATTTCAGCCACAACAGTTTGGCCAGTTTCCTGGACGACCATCATTCAGGCCATATGCTCCTGTACCACAGTTTGCTCCTACACAGCCTTATATTCCAGTACAGTCCACTCAGCAGCCTAGATATCCATCTTCTCAGAGTCAGCAGCGTTTTCCAGGTCCACAGCAGGCTCAAGTCCATGCTATGACTCAGGATCAGGCACAAGATGCACCTGGGGGAGTTATTGcag ATTTGAGGATAAGATCATGA